Proteins co-encoded in one Chionomys nivalis chromosome 6, mChiNiv1.1, whole genome shotgun sequence genomic window:
- the LOC130876072 gene encoding phospholipid phosphatase 2-like — protein sequence MAGVIITATVILVSSGEAYLVYTDRLYSRSDFNNYVAAIYKVLGTFLFRAAVSQSWTDLAKYMIGRLTPSFLAVCDPDWSQVNCSDYVQLEVCRGNPANVTEARLSFYSGHSSFGMYCMLFLALYVQARLCWKWARLLRPTVQFFLVAFAIYVGYTRVSDHKHHWSDVLVGLLQGALVACLMVRYVSDFFKSRPLQTCQEDQEPERKPSLSLTLTLGDGP from the exons ATGGCCGGGGTCATCATCACGGCCACCGTCATCCTT GTCTCATCGGGGGAGGCCTACCTGGTGTACACAGACCGTCTCTATTCACGATCCGACTTCAACAACTACGTGGCCGCCATCTACAAGGTGCTGGGGACCTTCCTGTTCAGGGCCGCCGTGAGCCAGTCTTGGACAGACCTGGCCAAGTACATGATTGGCCGGCTGACACCCAGCTTCTTGGCTGTCTGTGACCCTGACTGGAGCCAGGTCAACTGCTCTGACTACGTGCAGCTGGAGGTGTGTAGGGGCAACCCTGCCAACGTCACTGAGGCCAG GCTCTCCTTTTACTCCGGACACTCCTCCTTCGGCATGTATTGCATGTTGTTCCTGGCG CTCTATGTGCAGGCCCGGCTCTGCTGGAAGTGGGCACGGCTGCTGAGGCCCACGGTTCAGTTCTTCTTGGTGGCCTTTGCAATCTATGTGGGCTACACCCGTGTGTCCGACCACAAGCACCACTGGAGTGATGTCCTCGTCGGCctcctgcagggagccctggTAGCGTGCCTCATG gtcCGCTATGTCTCAGACTTCTTCAAATCCCGGCCGCTCCAGACCTGCCAGGAGGACCAGGAACCGGAGCGCAAGCCCAGTCTGTCCCTGACGCTGACCCTCGGCGACGGACCTTAG